The Bacillota bacterium genome includes a window with the following:
- the tadA gene encoding tRNA adenosine(34) deaminase TadA, with protein sequence MDDHFWMGEALAQARLAMAIGEVPVGAVVVKDGYIVARAHNRRETDRDPTAHAEMVAIREAARMLGGWRLTGCTLYVTMEPCPMCAGAMVQARIDRLVYGAADPKAGAAGSLVDLVRDARFNHRVEVTAGVREAESRELLHEFFARLRRDAGAVERARLENG encoded by the coding sequence ATGGACGATCACTTCTGGATGGGGGAAGCCCTGGCGCAAGCACGCCTGGCTATGGCCATCGGTGAGGTGCCCGTGGGTGCCGTGGTGGTGAAGGATGGATACATCGTGGCACGAGCGCACAACCGGCGGGAGACCGACCGGGACCCCACGGCCCATGCCGAGATGGTGGCCATCAGGGAAGCTGCCCGCATGCTGGGAGGGTGGCGCCTGACCGGATGCACGCTGTACGTGACCATGGAACCCTGCCCCATGTGTGCGGGAGCCATGGTGCAGGCACGGATCGACCGTCTCGTCTACGGGGCAGCGGATCCCAAGGCGGGCGCGGCCGGCTCCCTGGTGGACCTGGTGAGGGATGCTCGGTTCAACCACCGGGTGGAAGTGACGGCAGGTGTGCGCGAGGCGGAAAGCCGGGAGCTTCTGCACGAGTTTTTTGCCCGGTTGCGGAGAGATGCCGGAGCGGTTGAACGGGCCCGTCTCGAAAACGGGTAG
- the serS gene encoding serine--tRNA ligase, with translation MLDLKFIRANPHLVREAMRKKRMDADLDAILAADEDRRRLLQEAESLRAKRNQVSEEIGRRKKRGEDASALVEEMRVVSDRIRELDAALGDLDGRLNELLLLVPNLPHESVPEGPDASANVEVRRWGTPPQFAFDPRPHWEIGAALGLLDFERAAKLSGSRFVLNRGAGARLERALINFMLDLHTSRHGYLEWFPPFLVTRECMVGTGQLPKFAEDMYRVEGEDLWLIPTAEVPLTNIHRDEILDADQLPLYYTAYTACFRAEAGAAGRDTRGMIRVHQFNKVELVKFALPEQSYDELEKLVTDAEEVLQLLGLPYRVVLLCTGDMSFASAKTYDLEVWLPSYNDYKEISSCSNFEDFQARRAGIRFRRGPRGKVEYVHTLNGSGVAVGRTVAAILENFQQEDGSVVIPEVLRPYMDGLSVIEPAARVMP, from the coding sequence ATGCTTGACCTGAAGTTCATCCGGGCCAATCCGCACCTGGTGCGCGAGGCCATGCGCAAGAAGCGGATGGACGCCGACCTGGACGCCATTTTGGCCGCGGACGAAGATCGGCGCCGTCTGCTGCAGGAAGCGGAAAGCCTGCGGGCGAAGCGCAACCAGGTCTCCGAGGAGATCGGGCGTCGCAAGAAGCGGGGTGAAGATGCTTCCGCACTGGTCGAAGAGATGCGGGTGGTGTCCGACCGCATCCGGGAACTCGATGCCGCCCTGGGCGACCTCGATGGCCGGCTCAACGAGTTGCTGCTGCTGGTGCCCAATCTTCCCCACGAGAGTGTACCCGAGGGGCCCGATGCCTCCGCGAACGTGGAGGTGCGCCGCTGGGGTACCCCTCCGCAGTTTGCCTTTGACCCCCGTCCGCACTGGGAGATCGGGGCTGCCCTGGGCCTGCTGGACTTCGAGCGCGCTGCCAAACTGTCGGGGTCTCGCTTCGTCCTCAACCGGGGGGCGGGAGCAAGGCTGGAACGCGCCCTGATCAACTTCATGCTGGACCTGCATACTTCGCGGCACGGCTACCTGGAGTGGTTTCCCCCGTTCCTGGTCACCCGCGAATGCATGGTGGGGACGGGTCAGTTGCCCAAGTTCGCCGAGGACATGTACCGGGTAGAGGGTGAAGATCTCTGGCTCATCCCCACCGCCGAGGTGCCCCTCACCAATATCCACCGGGATGAGATCCTGGATGCGGACCAGCTTCCCCTGTATTACACGGCCTACACCGCCTGCTTCCGCGCCGAGGCGGGGGCGGCCGGTCGGGACACGCGGGGGATGATCCGCGTCCATCAGTTCAACAAGGTGGAACTGGTGAAGTTCGCCCTGCCCGAGCAGTCGTACGACGAACTGGAGAAGCTGGTCACCGACGCGGAGGAGGTCCTGCAACTGCTGGGGTTGCCTTACCGGGTGGTGCTCCTGTGCACGGGCGATATGAGCTTTGCCTCGGCCAAAACGTACGACCTTGAGGTATGGTTACCCAGCTACAACGATTACAAAGAGATATCATCCTGTTCCAACTTCGAGGACTTCCAGGCCCGCCGGGCCGGCATCAGGTTCCGGCGCGGGCCCCGGGGCAAAGTGGAGTACGTGCACACCCTCAACGGTTCCGGGGTCGCGGTGGGCCGAACGGTGGCAGCCATCCTGGAGAACTTCCAGCAGGAAGACGGCAGCGTGGTCATACCCGAGGTGCTCCGGCCCTACATGGACGGTCTGTCCGTCATCGAGCCCGCTGCGCGGGTGATGCCCTGA
- the mtnA gene encoding S-methyl-5-thioribose-1-phosphate isomerase translates to MTESVRLGDEGVVVLDQRLLPHEEKYVCLTSAAEMVEAIRSLTVRGAPAIGVAAAFALAQEARRLAGLPREEFLACLDEAAAALRGARPTAVNLAWAVDRMMARLRTLRAGDTGEVAAILREEAMAIYRENLEMDLRICRHALEIIPAGARILTHCNAGGLATAGYGTALGAIIYAHQQGRRVSVWVDETRPLLQGARLTAWELGRAGVPYRVIADNMAGYLMSRGEVDLVLVGADRIAANGDVANKIGTYTLAVLAHHHGIPFWVAAPRSTLDLGLPRGEQIVIEERGEEEVLGVLGQRVTPADARARNPAFDVTPAPLVSAIITDEGILRPPLDRALAALAAGGEAGGGGRAAGGGEGNA, encoded by the coding sequence TTGACGGAGAGCGTCCGGCTTGGCGACGAAGGGGTGGTGGTCCTCGACCAGCGCCTGTTACCCCATGAGGAGAAGTACGTGTGCCTCACCTCGGCAGCGGAGATGGTAGAGGCCATCCGGTCTCTCACGGTGCGGGGGGCACCCGCCATCGGGGTGGCGGCGGCATTCGCCCTGGCCCAGGAGGCGCGGCGACTGGCGGGCCTGCCGCGGGAGGAATTCCTGGCCTGCCTGGACGAGGCGGCTGCGGCCTTGCGGGGGGCCCGTCCCACGGCAGTGAATCTGGCCTGGGCGGTGGACCGGATGATGGCCCGGCTGAGGACTCTCCGGGCGGGCGACACCGGGGAAGTTGCGGCGATCCTGAGGGAGGAGGCCATGGCCATTTACCGGGAAAACCTGGAGATGGACCTGCGCATCTGCCGTCATGCCCTGGAGATCATCCCCGCGGGGGCGCGCATCCTGACCCACTGCAACGCGGGCGGGCTGGCCACGGCGGGATACGGGACCGCCCTGGGGGCTATCATCTACGCCCATCAACAGGGCCGCCGGGTGAGCGTGTGGGTGGACGAAACCCGTCCCCTCCTGCAGGGGGCTCGCCTCACCGCCTGGGAGCTGGGACGGGCCGGGGTACCCTACCGGGTGATCGCAGACAACATGGCCGGCTACCTCATGTCCCGTGGGGAGGTAGACCTGGTGCTGGTGGGTGCTGACCGCATCGCCGCCAACGGCGACGTAGCTAACAAGATCGGCACTTACACCCTGGCCGTGCTCGCCCACCACCACGGTATCCCGTTCTGGGTAGCCGCTCCCCGTTCCACGCTGGATCTGGGCTTGCCCCGGGGCGAGCAGATAGTGATAGAGGAGCGAGGCGAGGAGGAAGTGCTGGGGGTGTTGGGGCAGCGGGTGACCCCGGCGGATGCTCGGGCGCGCAACCCGGCATTCGACGTCACCCCTGCTCCGCTGGTAAGCGCCATCATCACGGATGAGGGCATCTTGCGCCCGCCCCTGGATCGGGCCCTGGCCGCGCTGGCGGCCGGCGGTGAGGCAGGAGGTGGCGGACGGGCGGCAGGGGGAGGGGAAGGAAATGCTTGA
- the pdxT gene encoding pyridoxal 5'-phosphate synthase glutaminase subunit PdxT: protein MKIGVLDLQGAVSEHVRSLEKAGAEAVRVKKVGHLAGLDGLVIPGGESTTIGRLMDEYGFLDALRAMGSDGFPIFGTCAGMILLARDIARSEQPRLGLMDASVERNGFGRQRESFEADLEIPVLGDDPFRAVFIRAPYASQVGEGVQVLARLGERIVLYRQGKLLAAAFHPELTEDTRLHSYFLRLAAGTA from the coding sequence GTGAAGATAGGTGTTTTGGACCTGCAGGGGGCGGTGTCCGAGCACGTGCGCAGTCTGGAGAAAGCAGGGGCCGAGGCGGTGCGGGTCAAAAAGGTGGGTCATCTCGCGGGGCTGGATGGCCTGGTAATCCCGGGAGGGGAGAGCACCACCATCGGTCGTCTCATGGACGAGTACGGTTTCCTGGACGCCCTGCGCGCCATGGGGTCGGACGGCTTCCCCATCTTCGGGACATGCGCGGGGATGATCCTGCTGGCCCGCGACATCGCGCGCAGTGAGCAGCCCCGCCTGGGGCTGATGGATGCCAGCGTGGAGCGAAACGGGTTCGGCCGCCAGCGGGAGTCTTTCGAGGCCGACCTGGAGATCCCTGTCCTCGGCGATGATCCCTTCCGGGCCGTGTTCATCCGCGCACCTTACGCTTCCCAGGTGGGAGAAGGGGTCCAGGTGCTGGCCCGCCTGGGTGAACGCATCGTCCTTTACCGCCAGGGAAAGTTGCTGGCGGCAGCATTCCATCCCGAGCTCACCGAAGATACTCGATTACACTCTTACTTCCTGCGCCTCGCTGCAGGCACGGCCTAG
- the pdxS gene encoding pyridoxal 5'-phosphate synthase lyase subunit PdxS, whose product MEQGTWRVKKGLAEMLKGGVIMDVTTPEQARIAEEAGAVAVMALERVPADIRAAGGVARMADPTVILRIMDAVTIPVMAKVRIGHFVEAQILEALGVDYIDESEVLTPADEQYHIDKHNFTVPFVCGARNLGEALRRIAEGAAMIRTKGEPGTGNVVEAVRHMRIVNDEIRKVCAAPEEELVALAREMGAPVELLKEVRRLGRLPVVNFAAGGIATPADAALMMQLGADGIFVGSGIFKSKNPPARARAIVLATTHYNDPHILAEVSRDLGEAMPGLEISAIPDSQKMQVRGW is encoded by the coding sequence ATGGAACAAGGGACGTGGCGGGTTAAAAAGGGTCTGGCGGAAATGCTTAAGGGCGGCGTGATCATGGACGTCACCACCCCGGAGCAGGCCAGGATCGCTGAAGAGGCGGGGGCGGTGGCGGTGATGGCGCTAGAGCGGGTGCCGGCCGACATCCGGGCCGCAGGCGGCGTGGCCCGTATGGCCGACCCCACGGTGATTCTGCGCATCATGGACGCGGTGACCATCCCCGTTATGGCCAAGGTGCGTATCGGTCACTTCGTGGAAGCGCAGATCCTGGAGGCGCTCGGGGTGGACTATATCGACGAGTCCGAGGTGCTTACCCCGGCGGACGAACAGTACCACATTGACAAGCACAACTTCACGGTGCCGTTCGTTTGCGGTGCCCGTAACCTGGGTGAGGCCCTGCGCCGCATCGCGGAAGGAGCGGCCATGATCAGGACCAAGGGCGAGCCCGGGACGGGCAACGTGGTGGAAGCGGTGCGCCATATGCGCATTGTGAACGACGAGATCAGGAAGGTGTGCGCCGCCCCTGAAGAAGAGCTGGTCGCCCTGGCCAGGGAGATGGGAGCGCCCGTTGAGTTGCTGAAGGAGGTGCGCAGGTTGGGGCGCCTGCCGGTAGTGAACTTTGCTGCCGGGGGCATCGCCACCCCGGCCGATGCTGCCCTGATGATGCAACTGGGAGCCGACGGCATCTTCGTGGGTTCTGGCATTTTCAAGTCCAAGAATCCTCCGGCTCGGGCGCGGGCTATCGTGCTGGCCACCACCCACTACAACGATCCCCACATCCTGGCCGAGGTGTCCAGAGACCTGGGTGAGGCCATGCCGGGCCTGGAGATATCCGCGATTCCGGATTCCCAGAAGATGCAGGTGCGCGGCTGGTAA
- a CDS encoding RtcB family protein — protein MSKRWEGPLERLDAYRWRIPVSYRGFMRVPGIIYASSDMLEEIRDDQAPEQVANVASLPGIVAASLAMPDIHWGYGFPIGGVAATSVDGGVISPGGIGFDINCLAGEVRVLHEFGYHRPITAFDRCWVHERVRCVNPHTEVRDTSILAFLKQYPPRSPVFKVTTESGREIVATADHPFLTRKGMVALGDLDISDAVSVYPFEGVPYEQPGDEILVTEVDVEAAYRGPAPGLGRILRVLTERELLPLRMNHPLLPYLVKLLGYFQGKGGLQPLESGGPLLVFYGQPEDLERIQEDIRRLGFIPSRIYRRHRSGRIQAGHGTVRFDRTESWVRCGSAALALLLACLGATAGDKVQPGLAVPGWLHRSPLWMKRLFLAALFGAELTAPQTLTGNPSGFHTPVLAMSVLGDRREEGQRYLKDIQKLLSEFGIASTVLGELDAYDRKDGQASVRLRLQISGEPDNLISLWARVGFEYSRRKQWLGNTAAQYLRLRRLWESREGPVPAGTEFVDFATFLSERTQDLGTTGQVWDRVIRKERVAWQEPVYDFTVNDPHHNFIANGFVVSNCGVRILRTSLREEDVRPRLKEMVDQLFRDVPAGLGSEGRITVKGAELDQVLVRGAAWAVDKGYGRPEDLAFIEEGGSLAGADPTRVSQRAKQRGAPQLGTLGSGNHFLELSVVDEVFNQEVARAFGLFPGQVVVQVHTGSRGLGHQVCTDYLAVMDQALSKYDIKVPDRQLACAPLGSREGKDYFAAMAAAANFAWANRQILTHWVRESLARFFRTRPENLDLSLLYDQAHNIAKFEEHEVQGKRRRLCVHRKGASRAFPAGHPALPPAYSRVGQPVLVPGDMGRASYVLVGLPGAMAETFGSASHGAGRVKSRAQAKKGTRGSELKKELLQKGIVVRGASDAGLAEEAPEAYKDVSRVVEVMHNAGLAGKVVRLRPIGVIKG, from the coding sequence GTGAGCAAGCGATGGGAAGGTCCCCTTGAGCGCCTGGATGCGTATAGGTGGCGCATCCCCGTTTCCTACCGCGGCTTCATGCGCGTCCCCGGCATCATTTACGCATCTTCTGACATGCTGGAGGAGATCAGGGACGATCAGGCCCCCGAGCAGGTGGCCAACGTGGCTTCGCTGCCGGGGATCGTGGCGGCTTCCCTGGCCATGCCCGACATCCACTGGGGGTACGGGTTTCCCATCGGCGGCGTGGCCGCTACGTCGGTCGATGGTGGCGTGATCTCCCCCGGGGGCATCGGGTTTGACATAAATTGCCTCGCCGGGGAAGTGCGCGTCCTGCACGAGTTCGGTTACCATCGTCCCATCACAGCCTTCGACCGGTGTTGGGTGCACGAGCGGGTTCGCTGCGTCAATCCCCACACCGAGGTGCGGGACACATCCATCCTCGCGTTTCTGAAGCAGTACCCTCCCAGGTCTCCCGTGTTCAAGGTGACCACGGAATCGGGAAGGGAAATCGTCGCGACGGCTGACCACCCCTTCCTCACCAGGAAAGGGATGGTCGCACTGGGTGACCTGGATATCAGTGACGCAGTCTCGGTGTACCCCTTCGAAGGCGTCCCCTACGAGCAACCCGGGGACGAGATCCTGGTGACGGAGGTGGACGTGGAGGCGGCCTACCGGGGACCAGCCCCGGGCCTGGGGCGGATCCTCCGGGTGCTCACGGAGCGAGAGCTCCTGCCCCTCCGCATGAACCACCCCCTTCTACCCTACCTGGTCAAGCTCTTGGGTTATTTCCAGGGAAAAGGCGGCTTGCAGCCCCTGGAATCCGGTGGCCCTTTGCTGGTGTTTTACGGCCAGCCTGAGGATCTGGAGCGAATCCAGGAGGACATAAGGAGGCTGGGCTTTATCCCTTCGCGCATCTACAGGCGTCATCGCTCCGGTCGGATCCAGGCCGGGCACGGCACTGTACGTTTTGACCGCACTGAATCGTGGGTTCGGTGTGGGTCTGCAGCCCTCGCCCTTCTCCTGGCCTGCCTGGGTGCTACGGCCGGGGACAAGGTGCAGCCCGGGCTCGCGGTCCCAGGGTGGCTGCACAGGTCACCCCTATGGATGAAACGGTTGTTCCTGGCAGCTCTATTTGGGGCCGAACTGACAGCTCCTCAAACCTTGACTGGCAACCCCTCCGGCTTTCACACGCCAGTGCTGGCCATGAGCGTGCTCGGTGATCGGCGCGAAGAGGGGCAGCGGTACCTCAAGGATATCCAGAAATTGCTTTCCGAATTCGGCATCGCAAGCACTGTGTTGGGGGAGCTCGATGCGTACGATCGCAAAGACGGACAGGCATCGGTCAGGCTTCGGCTGCAGATCTCCGGCGAACCCGATAACCTGATCTCGCTGTGGGCCCGCGTGGGCTTTGAGTACAGCCGCCGCAAACAATGGCTTGGCAATACGGCGGCGCAGTACTTGCGGCTCCGCAGGCTGTGGGAGAGCCGGGAGGGGCCCGTGCCCGCCGGCACGGAATTCGTCGACTTTGCTACATTTCTTTCTGAGCGGACGCAGGACCTGGGTACGACAGGTCAGGTGTGGGACCGTGTCATCCGGAAGGAACGTGTTGCATGGCAGGAGCCCGTGTATGACTTCACGGTGAACGACCCACATCACAACTTCATCGCCAACGGTTTTGTGGTCTCCAATTGCGGAGTCCGCATCCTGCGTACCAGCCTGCGCGAGGAGGACGTGCGTCCCCGGCTGAAAGAGATGGTCGACCAGTTGTTCCGGGACGTGCCGGCCGGGCTGGGCTCCGAAGGACGCATTACGGTGAAAGGCGCGGAACTGGACCAGGTGCTGGTGCGGGGGGCTGCCTGGGCCGTGGATAAGGGATACGGCCGCCCCGAGGATCTGGCCTTCATCGAAGAGGGGGGCAGCCTGGCGGGTGCTGACCCCACCCGGGTGAGCCAGCGGGCCAAGCAGCGCGGGGCCCCCCAGCTGGGCACCCTGGGTTCGGGTAACCATTTCCTCGAGCTTTCCGTGGTGGACGAGGTGTTCAACCAGGAGGTTGCCCGGGCTTTCGGCCTGTTCCCGGGCCAGGTGGTGGTGCAGGTGCACACCGGATCCCGAGGTCTGGGGCACCAGGTGTGCACGGACTACCTGGCGGTGATGGACCAGGCGCTGTCGAAGTACGACATCAAGGTGCCCGACCGGCAGCTGGCATGTGCACCTCTCGGTTCCCGTGAAGGGAAAGATTACTTCGCCGCCATGGCGGCGGCTGCCAACTTCGCCTGGGCCAACCGCCAGATCCTTACCCACTGGGTCCGGGAGTCGCTGGCCCGGTTCTTCCGTACTCGGCCGGAAAACCTGGACCTGTCCCTTCTGTACGATCAGGCCCACAACATCGCCAAGTTCGAGGAGCACGAGGTGCAGGGGAAGCGGCGCCGCCTGTGTGTGCACCGCAAGGGAGCCTCCCGGGCCTTCCCGGCCGGTCATCCCGCCCTGCCGCCCGCGTACAGCCGGGTGGGCCAGCCGGTACTGGTACCGGGGGACATGGGGAGGGCCTCCTACGTGCTGGTGGGGCTCCCCGGGGCCATGGCCGAGACCTTCGGGAGTGCTTCCCACGGGGCGGGGCGGGTGAAGTCGCGGGCCCAGGCCAAGAAGGGCACCCGCGGCTCCGAACTCAAGAAGGAGTTGCTGCAAAAAGGGATCGTGGTGCGGGGCGCTTCCGACGCCGGGCTGGCCGAGGAGGCCCCCGAGGCTTACAAGGACGTGTCCCGGGTGGTGGAAGTCATGCACAACGCCGGGCTGGCGGGCAAGGTGGTGCGCCTGCGGCCCATCGGCGTCATCAAAGGCTAA
- a CDS encoding archease — MTTGARWRLVPHTADLALAVTGDSLEDVVRAAALGLWSLSWDRRGVRPEQEWEVEARGRDPESALVNFLNELIFRHETERVVWRDLERVTVGEDPAGGLVLRAVARGEPLRSRHRLRREIKAATLHGLKLARKGKRMAVQVVFDL, encoded by the coding sequence ATGACGACGGGCGCCAGGTGGAGACTGGTACCCCACACTGCCGATCTGGCCCTGGCGGTGACGGGTGACAGCCTGGAAGATGTGGTACGGGCTGCCGCCCTGGGGCTGTGGTCCCTGTCGTGGGACCGCCGGGGCGTGCGCCCCGAGCAGGAGTGGGAGGTGGAGGCCCGCGGCCGGGACCCCGAGTCCGCACTGGTCAACTTCCTGAACGAGTTGATCTTCCGGCATGAGACCGAAAGGGTGGTGTGGCGAGACTTGGAGCGGGTGACGGTGGGGGAAGACCCCGCCGGCGGTCTGGTGTTGCGGGCGGTCGCGCGGGGCGAACCCCTCCGTTCCCGGCACCGTCTGCGTCGGGAGATAAAGGCGGCCACCCTGCACGGTCTCAAACTGGCCAGGAAGGGGAAGCGGATGGCGGTGCAGGTAGTCTTTGATCTGTGA
- the gyrA gene encoding DNA gyrase subunit A: MAALGKVIPIPIEEEMQRSYIDYSMSVIVSRALPDVRDGLKPAQRRILWAMYEMGLEPGKPYKKCARVVGEVLGKYHPHGDQPVYETLVRMAQDFAARYPLVDGQGNYGSVDGDPPAAMRYTEARLTPLAMEMLADIEKETVDFGDNFDGEYREPLVLPSRFPNLLVNGSAGIAVGMATNIPPHNLGEVIDGVLAMIEHPDISSEELMHHIPGPDFPTGALILGTEGIKEAYTTGRGLITMRAQVKVESAPGGRTRLVVSELPYQVNKARLVEKIAELVRDREIEGIVDLRDETDRQGMRVVIELRRDASPQVVLNQLYRRTALQQTLGVIMLALVDGIPEVLTLRDMVRHYLDHQKDVVVRRTRHDLARAEARAHILEGLRIALAHLDEVIRLIRNSPTVDKARSGLVQKFGLTEKQADAILDMRLQRLVALERNKIEEEYQGLLRDIEYYRAVLADESMVYRIIRKELLDVKERHADPRRTRIVPAPDEPTLEELVPDQEMVITLTRDGYVKRQPLDAYRSQRRGGRGVMATATREDDSVGALTVASTLDHLLLFTNQGRMYRVRVHEIPEGSRAAKGQLVSALCALSPDEQVASMIPVREFTDDRFLFFATRRGLVKKTPLAEFATARRTGLWAVQLEEGDELVGVRLTGGEDEIFLATRQGQVLRFPETDVRPMGRTARGVTGIRLEEGDEVVSLTVYRKGAALLVVTARGMGKRVLLEEFSPHHRGGKGMRAVRVSRRNGPVVGIRMAGPRDQALLISAAGIVIRVKVEDIPVQGREAQGVTLMRLEEGDEVAAVALIDGDVAA; this comes from the coding sequence TTGGCCGCGCTGGGCAAAGTGATCCCCATACCCATCGAAGAAGAGATGCAGCGCTCGTACATCGATTACTCGATGAGCGTCATCGTGAGCCGGGCCCTGCCTGACGTGAGGGATGGGCTCAAGCCCGCCCAGCGCCGCATCCTGTGGGCCATGTACGAAATGGGGCTGGAGCCCGGCAAACCCTACAAGAAGTGCGCCCGCGTCGTGGGCGAGGTGCTGGGGAAGTATCACCCCCACGGCGACCAGCCCGTGTACGAGACCCTGGTGCGGATGGCACAGGATTTCGCGGCCCGTTATCCCCTGGTTGATGGCCAGGGCAACTACGGCAGCGTGGACGGTGACCCGCCGGCGGCCATGCGGTACACCGAGGCCCGCCTCACGCCCCTGGCCATGGAGATGCTGGCCGATATCGAAAAGGAGACCGTTGACTTCGGCGACAACTTCGACGGAGAGTACCGCGAGCCCCTGGTGCTGCCTTCCCGTTTCCCCAACCTGCTGGTGAACGGCTCGGCGGGAATCGCGGTGGGGATGGCCACCAACATCCCCCCGCACAACCTGGGCGAGGTGATCGACGGGGTGCTGGCCATGATCGAGCACCCCGATATCTCCAGTGAGGAACTCATGCACCACATCCCGGGCCCCGACTTCCCCACCGGGGCGCTGATCCTGGGGACGGAGGGGATCAAGGAAGCTTACACTACCGGCCGGGGCCTCATCACCATGCGGGCGCAGGTGAAGGTGGAGAGCGCGCCCGGGGGGCGCACCCGGCTGGTGGTGAGCGAACTGCCCTACCAGGTGAACAAGGCCCGGCTGGTGGAAAAGATCGCCGAACTGGTGCGCGACAGGGAAATCGAGGGCATCGTCGATTTGCGTGACGAAACCGACCGCCAGGGGATGCGGGTGGTGATCGAGTTACGGCGAGACGCCTCCCCTCAGGTGGTCCTGAACCAGCTTTACCGGCGCACCGCCCTGCAGCAGACCCTGGGCGTGATCATGCTCGCCCTGGTAGACGGCATCCCCGAGGTCCTCACCCTGCGGGACATGGTCCGCCATTACCTCGACCACCAGAAGGACGTTGTGGTCCGCCGCACCCGCCACGACCTGGCCCGCGCCGAGGCCAGGGCCCATATCCTGGAAGGCCTGCGCATCGCCCTCGCCCACCTGGACGAGGTCATCCGCCTGATCAGGAATTCCCCCACAGTGGACAAGGCCCGCAGCGGGCTCGTGCAGAAGTTCGGCCTCACCGAGAAGCAGGCCGACGCCATCTTGGACATGCGGCTGCAGCGACTGGTGGCCCTGGAAAGGAACAAAATAGAGGAGGAGTACCAGGGCCTGCTCAGGGACATCGAGTACTACCGGGCGGTGCTGGCGGACGAGTCCATGGTGTACCGCATCATCCGCAAGGAGCTCCTGGACGTGAAGGAGCGCCACGCTGATCCCCGGCGTACCCGCATCGTACCGGCCCCGGACGAGCCCACACTGGAGGAACTGGTGCCCGACCAGGAGATGGTGATTACCCTTACCCGGGACGGGTACGTCAAGCGCCAGCCCCTGGACGCATACCGCAGCCAGCGGCGGGGCGGGAGAGGGGTGATGGCGACCGCCACCCGCGAGGATGACTCCGTGGGCGCCCTGACCGTGGCCTCCACCCTGGATCACCTGCTCCTGTTCACGAATCAGGGGCGCATGTACCGGGTGCGCGTCCACGAGATACCGGAGGGAAGCCGCGCCGCCAAGGGCCAGCTCGTATCGGCCCTGTGCGCCCTTTCTCCGGACGAGCAGGTGGCCTCTATGATCCCGGTGCGCGAATTCACCGACGACCGGTTCCTCTTCTTCGCCACCCGCCGCGGGCTGGTGAAGAAGACTCCCCTGGCCGAATTCGCCACCGCCCGTCGCACCGGCCTGTGGGCCGTCCAACTGGAAGAGGGAGACGAGCTGGTGGGCGTGCGGCTGACGGGAGGAGAAGACGAGATATTCCTGGCCACCAGGCAGGGCCAGGTGCTGCGCTTCCCGGAGACCGACGTCCGCCCCATGGGGCGCACGGCCCGGGGTGTCACCGGTATCCGCCTGGAGGAGGGGGACGAGGTGGTCTCCCTGACCGTGTACCGCAAGGGGGCCGCCCTGCTGGTGGTGACCGCCCGCGGCATGGGCAAGAGGGTGCTGCTGGAGGAGTTCAGCCCCCACCACCGCGGGGGCAAGGGCATGCGGGCCGTACGGGTTAGCCGCCGGAACGGGCCCGTGGTGGGGATCAGGATGGCAGGTCCCAGGGATCAGGCCCTGCTCATTTCCGCCGCCGGCATCGTGATCCGTGTGAAGGTGGAAGACATTCCCGTGCAGGGCCGCGAGGCCCAGGGAGTCACGCTGATGCGGCTGGAAGAGGGGGACGAGGTGGCGGCCGTTGCCCTCATCGACGGCGACGTGGCCGCCTGA